A genomic stretch from Nitrospira sp. includes:
- a CDS encoding glycosyltransferase produces the protein MEIQTQLPKVGVGRRCGAMQANLGGYRSLLSEAMYEELTTLAKSLKGIRICHVNSTAAGGGVAELLARYIPMLQALGVQADWRLIHGEPDFFAITKAFHNALQGGHYGLGKAEQDRYLKVNERSAKALGNDYDLYIVHDPQPAAIRHFAGSRGAKWIWRCHIDSSAPDKDVSHFLRPFLEEYEAVVFTMDQFVLPQLASKRIAFIAPAIDPLATKNMELPADLCRRVIADSGVDPVRPLLLQVSRFDPWKDPLGVVHAYRLVKEDLPAVQLVLIGAMAGDDPEGWEILDRVEEEAANDPDLFVFTNLSGVGSMEVNAFQRSSDVVIQKSLREGFGLVVSEALWKEKPVVAGNTGGIPMQFPEPFHKNLVMSAEACAERALYLLRHPGERGEFGRAGREHVRQHFLMPRLVRDELRLIHQVLESA, from the coding sequence ATGGAGATCCAGACGCAGTTACCGAAAGTGGGGGTCGGTCGCCGCTGTGGGGCGATGCAGGCCAATCTGGGCGGCTATCGAAGTCTCCTCAGCGAAGCGATGTATGAGGAACTGACGACACTCGCCAAAAGTTTGAAGGGCATCAGGATTTGTCATGTGAATTCGACGGCCGCTGGCGGGGGAGTGGCGGAGCTGTTGGCGCGCTACATTCCGATGTTGCAGGCGCTCGGTGTGCAGGCCGACTGGCGCTTGATTCACGGGGAACCGGATTTTTTTGCCATCACCAAGGCGTTTCATAACGCACTGCAGGGCGGCCACTACGGACTGGGAAAGGCCGAGCAGGACCGCTACCTCAAGGTCAACGAGCGGAGTGCGAAGGCGCTCGGCAACGACTACGATCTGTACATCGTGCACGATCCGCAGCCGGCGGCCATTCGACATTTCGCGGGCTCGCGCGGCGCCAAATGGATTTGGCGTTGTCACATCGACAGTTCGGCACCGGACAAAGATGTCAGCCATTTTTTGCGTCCCTTCTTGGAAGAGTACGAGGCGGTCGTGTTCACGATGGACCAATTCGTGCTGCCGCAACTGGCGTCCAAGCGCATCGCGTTCATCGCACCCGCCATCGATCCGCTGGCGACCAAGAACATGGAGTTGCCGGCCGATCTGTGCCGCCGCGTCATTGCGGATTCCGGTGTGGATCCGGTCAGGCCGTTGCTTCTGCAAGTCTCTCGCTTTGATCCTTGGAAGGATCCGCTCGGCGTGGTGCATGCCTATCGCCTGGTCAAAGAGGACCTTCCCGCAGTGCAATTAGTGCTCATCGGCGCCATGGCCGGGGACGACCCGGAAGGGTGGGAGATTCTGGATCGGGTGGAAGAGGAAGCCGCGAACGATCCTGATTTGTTTGTGTTCACAAACCTGTCCGGCGTGGGAAGCATGGAGGTGAATGCCTTTCAACGCAGCTCTGATGTCGTGATTCAAAAATCACTGCGGGAAGGGTTCGGGTTGGTGGTGTCAGAGGCCCTGTGGAAAGAAAAGCCGGTGGTTGCCGGCAACACGGGCGGCATTCCGATGCAGTTTCCCGAGCCCTTCCACAAGAATCTCGTCATGAGCGCAGAGGCCTGCGCAGAGCGGGCGCTCTATCTGCTCCGGCACCCGGGTGAGCGTGGGGAGTTCGGGCGGGCCGGGCGCGAGCATGTCCGCCAACATTTTCTGATGCCGCGTCTGGTGCGGGACGAGTTGCGGCTGATTCATCAGGTGTTGGAGAGCGCATGA
- the glgP gene encoding alpha-glucan family phosphorylase: MIRHGCNALVAYFSMEIGLNPLMPTYAGGLGILAGDTIRSAADLGVPMVGVTLLHRRGYFYQRLDRAGWQTEEPVAWAINDFAEPLEPRVSVEIEGRSVQVRAWRHIVTGMSEHAVPVYLLDTDLPENSPWDRTITDSLYGGDAHYRLCQELVLGFGGFALLQALGHDHIYRYHLNEGHAALLVLALIEAELGGEPRNGAVPPEVIEKVREHCVFTTHTPVPAGHDQFPADLAHQVLGKRRCELVQACQHQGALNMTLLALRGSRFVNGVAMRHGEVSHSLYPGYPIHSITNGVHAVAWAAPAFQGVYDRHLPDWRYDQLSLRYAISIPGAEIWAAHREAKLALVDEVNRETNAGFDRDVFTIGFARRATAYKRGTLVFHDVERLQRLAKQAGPIQFVFAGKAHPQDQEGKEMIRRIHAMRGQLSVAYVANYDMTLARLLCAGVDVWLNTPLPPMEASGTSGMKAAMNGVPSLSVLDGWWVEGHIEGVTGWSIGEKVEACTSPSEEAEACHAAALYDKLEQQVLPCFYKERDRFIEIMKHTIAINGAFFNTQRMVGQYLRNAYRLVDQAVNGA, encoded by the coding sequence ATGATCCGTCACGGCTGCAATGCGCTGGTCGCGTATTTTTCGATGGAGATCGGCCTCAACCCATTGATGCCGACCTACGCGGGCGGCTTGGGTATCCTGGCCGGCGATACGATTCGCTCCGCCGCCGACCTGGGCGTCCCGATGGTCGGCGTCACCCTGCTGCACCGGCGCGGCTATTTCTATCAGCGGCTCGATCGGGCGGGCTGGCAGACCGAGGAACCGGTGGCCTGGGCGATCAATGATTTTGCGGAGCCGTTGGAGCCACGTGTCTCAGTTGAGATCGAAGGGCGATCGGTGCAGGTGCGCGCCTGGCGGCATATCGTCACCGGTATGTCGGAGCATGCCGTTCCCGTATATCTGCTCGATACGGATCTGCCGGAAAATAGTCCCTGGGACCGGACCATCACGGATTCGTTGTACGGGGGCGATGCCCACTACCGGCTCTGTCAGGAACTGGTTCTCGGTTTCGGCGGCTTCGCATTGTTGCAGGCCCTGGGGCATGACCACATCTATCGGTACCATCTCAACGAAGGGCATGCGGCATTGCTGGTGCTGGCGTTGATCGAAGCGGAACTCGGCGGGGAGCCGCGCAATGGAGCGGTGCCGCCGGAGGTGATCGAGAAGGTGCGGGAGCATTGCGTATTCACCACCCATACGCCGGTGCCGGCCGGTCATGATCAATTTCCTGCCGACCTGGCGCATCAGGTCTTGGGGAAACGGCGCTGTGAACTCGTCCAGGCCTGCCAACATCAAGGGGCGTTGAACATGACGTTATTAGCGCTGCGCGGGTCGCGGTTCGTCAACGGCGTCGCGATGCGGCATGGTGAGGTCTCTCACTCGCTCTATCCCGGCTACCCGATTCACTCCATTACGAATGGGGTGCATGCCGTGGCCTGGGCGGCCCCCGCCTTTCAAGGTGTGTATGACCGTCATTTGCCTGACTGGCGATACGATCAATTGTCGCTGCGGTACGCCATCAGCATCCCCGGTGCGGAAATTTGGGCCGCCCATCGGGAGGCCAAGCTGGCGTTAGTCGATGAGGTCAATCGCGAGACCAACGCAGGATTCGATCGGGATGTGTTCACAATCGGCTTTGCCCGCCGCGCCACCGCCTACAAACGAGGGACGCTGGTGTTTCACGATGTTGAGCGGCTACAGCGATTGGCGAAGCAGGCCGGTCCGATCCAGTTCGTGTTCGCGGGCAAGGCACATCCCCAGGATCAGGAGGGCAAGGAGATGATCCGCCGCATTCACGCCATGCGAGGGCAACTCTCGGTCGCCTATGTGGCCAATTACGATATGACCTTGGCCCGGCTGTTGTGCGCGGGGGTCGACGTGTGGCTGAACACACCGTTGCCCCCGATGGAAGCGTCCGGCACCAGTGGGATGAAAGCGGCCATGAACGGTGTGCCCAGCCTGAGCGTCCTGGACGGTTGGTGGGTCGAGGGACATATCGAAGGGGTGACCGGTTGGTCGATCGGCGAGAAGGTCGAAGCCTGCACCTCCCCATCGGAGGAGGCTGAGGCCTGTCATGCCGCGGCACTCTACGACAAACTCGAACAGCAGGTGCTACCCTGCTTCTACAAGGAACGGGACAGATTCATCGAGATCATGAAACACACGATTGCGATCAACGGGGCATTTTTCAATACGCAGCGCATGGTCGGACAGTATCTGCGTAACGCCTATCGGTTGGTCGATCAGGCCGTCAATGGAGCCTAG